ACTTTCAGGTTTTCCTCCTGGGCAAGGGAATTAAGCAGTTCTTCGGAGAGGCCGTCTGAGAAATATTCATTATCCGGATCGGCGCTCATGTTTACAAACGGAAGCACGGCAATGGAGGCCTCAGCGGCGATACCGGCATCTGCCTGTGAGGCACCACTTCCAGCAAAAAAGATTCTTTCCGTGACCAGGAAAACAATGATCAGTGAAAGAGAGGCTATAATAAACTTATTAATCTTTTTACCGGTTTGATCGGTGATGGACCGTTCTTCATCGACATCTTCACTTCTTTTCAGGCCTTCTGGTGTCATCTCAAAAGCCCATGCGAAGATCAGGGCAAAAGGAAAACCGATCAGAATGAGCACCGTTAAAAGGGTGACGGTCCATTCAGGCAGTGCCAGAATGGGGAAGACCGTATCAATGATCTGAATCACCAGCCAGGCAGTGATTGCATAGACCGTAGCCACCCTGACTACGTTTCGGCGCTTCAGTTCATTAAAAAACTTAGTGAATTGCATAGTTCTTAAAAATGCCTTTCAAAAGCCTTAATTAAGCAAAAAATCCGATGATATCCTCAGATAGCTTTGATATTTCTGAGTCTGCGGAGCTATTGTTTCCAGTTTTTTACCTGCAGAGCGATCAGAATGCCTATGACCACCTGCAGGATTTCGCCGATAGCATATAGCAGATATTCAGATACTGATCCCGAATCAAACAGCTACTGGCGGATTTTTCTAAAGAATGATTTCACGGGTCAGCAGTTGAATCATTTCTTATTTGTCTAATTCCATGTTGATGAGTTCTACAATCCCATCAATATCTTCAGTCATCTCTTCCAGCCTGCCTATGGTTTCCCTGAATGACACCTCCTTCCAGCGATGGATCCCTTCATAGACCAGGATGAGCTCTTTTAAATTTTCGTCAATACTTAAGAACTCCTTCATTGTGGTTTGTCTTTCAAGTCTGGCAGGCAGAGTTGTAGCGCCTATTAACGTGGATAATTTTTGAGTAACCCTATTTGCCCCATCATCAATGTCCTCAAAGCGAGTGATGGTAAGGTTTTGAAGTCGTTTCAGGTCAATCAGCCGGTTTCTGATCGTTGAGGGAATCAGCCTGATATCACCGCTGTTCTGAAGGGATTCAATCGTGCTTGTGTTGAAAGTTAAAGCATTGGAAATCAAAGTGAGTTGCGAAATCTGTTTGTACACCTGATCGGGGGTCAGAGCCGCTTCACTGCTGTACAAGCTGATATACATTTCATAATCTGACAGTTTTCTGCTTAAGTCGCCGATCGTTAGAGTGATAAACTCCCGATCACTTTTCAGGTCATCCAGAAGCTGTGAATAATATTCCTGAGTCTTGAGCTCTGAATTTCTCTTTTCATTCCAGTTATTCACCTGAAGTGCCAGCAGGATGCCGATCATTACAAGCAGGATCTCACCCACTGCATACAGGATGTAGGTACGGACTTTATTCTGTTCCATGAGGGTTTTTCGTATGTGACGGAAAAAGCGAAGCATTTAAAGATGGATGGCGTGCACTTAGTTAATGATCAGGATTTTCTCAATTTCGCTGTTCGCATCTAGCAGAAGATTTTTATAATACTCCAGCATTATGTGATAATTGTAAATATCATCCAGAAAGACCTGTAAATCCTCCCGACTCATGTCCGGCAGGTTACCCGTACGGCGAACCCTGGAATATTTTTTAGTATTGTAAAACCAGCGGACATCGTGCTCTTCTGCATTATCCATTAAACGTGCATAAATGGAATTATATAATCGGGTGGCTGCAGACATAAATTCTTTATTATTAAATCTGCTGATTTCGTTTCCGGAAACAGCCGACTCATAAGATCCAAAGATAGGATAAAATGTGCGGGGAGGGTTGAAGTATGCCATCACCAGCGAATCTAAGGCCTGCCGGTCGTTTTGATAGAGTTCAATCGCCCGATCTTCCAGTTGATCAAAGAGGGCTAACTTTTTTTCCGCAGACTCCACTATTAAGTTGATGTACTGCTGATCCTGAGACAGATCGTTTTTAACCCCGGTCATAAAGGTCTCTTCTGCTGCTGACTGTTTTCGTTCTTCATTCCAGTTATTTACCTGTAAAGCCAGCAGGATTCCTATCATAACCAGTGCTATTTCACCTGTTGCATACAACAAGTATTTGGAGATTGATCCGGATGAAATGAGTTTCTGTCGGATTTTTCTAAAGAATGGTTTCATGGCTCTGCGTCCGGGATGGTTCTATTTGTCTAACTCCACTTCTATTAACTCAAGTAAATCTGCGGTTCTCTCAAGGTACTCTCCGGCAAATGAAAGCTGAATGTTAGCCAGAAGGATCCTGAAATTAACCACATTGATCATCCTGGCCGCATTATCCAGATCGGACAGTTTGGTTTGGAGATGATCCAAAAACATCTGATTTGATTGCAGTTCGTAATCTACCTGATCAAATACCGGAAACCAATCCTTGGATGAATCGGTAAATAAATTGGGTTTAAGAAACGTGAGTTCGATCAATACATGGTTGACAAGCCCGTCCACCAGATCTGCATTGTTGTTTTGCGTATTGGTGGCAAAGGTTATGATCGATTGGTAGTAATTAACGATCTCACTCTTAAGTTCTTCATTTTGGATAAGGTCAATATTTCCTGTGTTTTCCAGCGTTTCGAAGGTAGTGATAACCGGAACATAGCCGGCCCGGGCAAACAGGTCATTCAATCTCTTCAGCAGCTCTGTATCAATCTCAAATCCGGAATGATCATCAAAATGCCTGAGTATATATACTCCGCCATCTACCCATATATTCTGTGCATCAATGTGTGATAGTAAATTTTGCTGCTCCAGTATCAGATCACTTCGAAGATTCTGAAGAATGATCTTTTCCTGTTGCGCATTGATCCTCTCTTCATTCCAGTTATTGATTTGCAGAGCAATCAGGATACCCACCACAACCAGCAGGATCTCGCCCAGGGCATAGAGTGTATATTTTCGAACTTTGTTCTGTTCCATAAGTGGTTTTCGGATATGTCGGAAGAAGCGAAGCATTTAGGGCTGGTTGGCTTGAGTGTCAGTATGCTTTAAAATGAGGTTAATAACATTCTCCAACCGGTGTAGCTTATCCAGATAATTGGTTATTCCCCAGGCCTGATTATCCATATGATTTTCAAATTCCAACTCCTGAAAAAGAAGATAATTCCGGGATTCGAATTTAGAACCCCCGTTCCCCATCAGAATTCCGTACTGGTCGATTTCTTTCATCGAGCCATTATTCGTTAAATACGGGAGGGTCAGGTTTTGGCTCATCTCATCCATCGTATCATATGCTTCTTCATTTTCCCCCAACGCACTATCCCAATCAAAAATTAACATGCGCAGGGAATCAGATGAGATCAGGCTCAGTTTGCCGGATGAGATTAACTCTGAAATAACAGACCGACTGGGACTATAATCAAAGTAATTAAGCGTAAGATAGATGAGACTGTCAGGATTATGTTGGATAATAACTTCCTCGGGTTCATTAATCAGGTCTAAAACCTCATTTGTAGCCCCGAGTAAAACCCGGTGATAGGATATTGTTGAATCGAGTTTCACCTGATTCATCCGGAACTCCTTTTGGAGGTCGTTAAGGATCAATGATTCGTTGATCTTATTGATTCGGTTTTCATTCCAGTTGTTCACCTGCAGGGCGATCAGGATCCCGATCACAACCAGCAGGATCTCACCGATAGCGTAGAGGAGGTATTTGGTAACTGACCCTGAGTCGATCAGTTTCTGGCGGATGCGTCGGAAAAGGGTAACCATGGATTAGTTTTGAGTGTTTAGTTTTAAGTTTTCGCCGAAGGCATGCCTATGGCAGAGTTGCGTGTTGGCTGGAAAAAACAAACCTTTAATCGTCCATCGTCCATCGTCCATCGTCCATCGTCCATCTTACAGCCCCTCACCGGGCTCCGGGGTGGGAATTCGCACCTGCACCTCATCCCTGTATGCGTACCATTCATTCAAAAGATCCCTGTACACATCAGGGTGAAGATCTTTTACATCGTTCTGTTCGCCCCGGTCATTCGAAAGATCATAAAGCTCAAAGTTGGCCTCGTCGAACGGCCTCTCAATGTTTACCAGTTTCCAGTTGCCCTTGCGGATTTGCACAAAACCGCGATGCTCCAGCGGAAACACATAATCATCCGTATGCACCGATTCCCTCTCGCCGGACAGAAGCGGCATCAGCGATGCCCCC
This window of the Rhodohalobacter mucosus genome carries:
- a CDS encoding DUF6090 family protein, which produces MEQNKVRTYILYAVGEILLVMIGILLALQVNNWNEKRNSELKTQEYYSQLLDDLKSDREFITLTIGDLSRKLSDYEMYISLYSSEAALTPDQVYKQISQLTLISNALTFNTSTIESLQNSGDIRLIPSTIRNRLIDLKRLQNLTITRFEDIDDGANRVTQKLSTLIGATTLPARLERQTTMKEFLSIDENLKELILVYEGIHRWKEVSFRETIGRLEEMTEDIDGIVELINMELDK
- a CDS encoding DUF6090 family protein, with protein sequence MKPFFRKIRQKLISSGSISKYLLYATGEIALVMIGILLALQVNNWNEERKQSAAEETFMTGVKNDLSQDQQYINLIVESAEKKLALFDQLEDRAIELYQNDRQALDSLVMAYFNPPRTFYPIFGSYESAVSGNEISRFNNKEFMSAATRLYNSIYARLMDNAEEHDVRWFYNTKKYSRVRRTGNLPDMSREDLQVFLDDIYNYHIMLEYYKNLLLDANSEIEKILIIN
- a CDS encoding DUF6090 family protein; this encodes MEQNKVRKYTLYALGEILLVVVGILIALQINNWNEERINAQQEKIILQNLRSDLILEQQNLLSHIDAQNIWVDGGVYILRHFDDHSGFEIDTELLKRLNDLFARAGYVPVITTFETLENTGNIDLIQNEELKSEIVNYYQSIITFATNTQNNNADLVDGLVNHVLIELTFLKPNLFTDSSKDWFPVFDQVDYELQSNQMFLDHLQTKLSDLDNAARMINVVNFRILLANIQLSFAGEYLERTADLLELIEVELDK
- a CDS encoding DUF6090 family protein, with protein sequence MVTLFRRIRQKLIDSGSVTKYLLYAIGEILLVVIGILIALQVNNWNENRINKINESLILNDLQKEFRMNQVKLDSTISYHRVLLGATNEVLDLINEPEEVIIQHNPDSLIYLTLNYFDYSPSRSVISELISSGKLSLISSDSLRMLIFDWDSALGENEEAYDTMDEMSQNLTLPYLTNNGSMKEIDQYGILMGNGGSKFESRNYLLFQELEFENHMDNQAWGITNYLDKLHRLENVINLILKHTDTQANQP